In Chanodichthys erythropterus isolate Z2021 chromosome 9, ASM2448905v1, whole genome shotgun sequence, a genomic segment contains:
- the dok2 gene encoding LOW QUALITY PROTEIN: docking protein 2 (The sequence of the model RefSeq protein was modified relative to this genomic sequence to represent the inferred CDS: deleted 2 bases in 2 codons) — protein MLFASQANSVEEYVTLDETVSRSWVGDKAEKMEEDIRKKGMLYLQQQRFGKKWRKVWSVLYRESSCSISRLEFFEFKDGAGNTLEKANRKQENKKVIKMNDCIRVSESDVEGCPRDCGPFLVETTEKTFVFAVETAELEDWIQKLCEIAFPMSWADRGAVRGNSLHGEYEDVTMADNTLYCSRETAMKDFKVTVRRTEASERCGLKGTVLLRTDSDSLLLKDPKTGEVLYSWPYRFLRRFGRDKATFSFEAGRRCDSGEGNFEFDTKQGNAIFQSVEAAINLHRVHLPVKQISSVERDPMPSSPRMRGEDPSVYSMVTDGTIRDCPKPPQNPQLSRLEAPTEKLLTGVKSLTLDTRPPPRKSQVKNFRSCPLANTEDEMYSRAMAPDPDRGSPGEKREPIDRRSTCSNPEDSDYSLPFDTIAKNVMVDILSASNPPPTLVEPSCENDKKGNAENTEPLYDIIDETAIRTRFTKRKANSYKVEHIYDEPEGCGVAPSVPPSLYDEPEEVKGHAWKMLGTVMDPTGHEYPYNASADDYAVPKPPRRALLSKQRDSDEEDGSPYDNIMVKVTHKNN, from the exons aAATGGCGAAAGGTCTGGTCCGTGTTGTACCGAGAGAGCTCCTGCTCCATCTCCCGGCTTGAGTTCTTTGAGTTTAAAGATGGAGCTGGCAACACGCTGGAGAAAGCCAACCGCAAACAGGAAAACAAAAAG GTGATAAAAATGAACGACTGCATTCGTGTTTCGGAGTCTGATGTCGAAGGCTGTCCACGGGATTGTGGGCCCTTTTTGGTGGAAACAACAGAAAAGACATTTGTTTTCGCCGTTGAGACAGCTGAACTGGAGGACTGGATCCAGAAACTGTGTGAAATCGCCTTTCCG ATGAGCTGGGCAGACAGAGGAGCAGTGAGAGGAAACAGTTTACATGGTGAATATGAAGATGTAACAATGGCGGACAACACTCTCTACTGCAGCAGAGAAACTG caatgAAAGACTTTAAGGTGACAGTGAGGCGCACAGAGGCTTCTGAGAGATGTGGCCTGAAAGGAACAGTGCTGTTACGGACTGATTCTGATAGCCTTCTTCTGAAAGACCCTAAGACAGGAGAGGTTCTCTACTCCTGGCCCTACCGTTTCCTCCGCAGGTTCGGACGAGACAAG GCAACATTCTCCTTTGAGGCTGGGCGAAGATGCGACTCTGGGGAAGGCAACTTTGAGTTCGACACAAAACAAGGCAACGCCATCTTCCAATCTGTAGAGGCCGCCATCAATCTACACAGAGTCCATTTACCTGTGAAGCAGATATCAAGTGTGGAGCGAGATCCCATGCCCTCTTCACCTCGAATGAGAGGTGAGGATCCGTCGGTCTACAGTATGGTGACTGACGGAACAATCAGAGACTGTCCCAAACCACCTCAGAACCCTCAGCTTTCCAGACTTGAAGCCCCTACAGAGAAGCTTCTGACGGGAGTCAAGAGTCTGACTCTGGACACCAGGCCTCCGCCACGTAAGAGCCAAGTCAAGAACTTCCGCAGCTGTCCCTTGGCCAATACGGAAGATGAGATGTATTCCCGGGCCATGGCACCGGATCCAGATCGGGGAAGTCCAGGGGAGAAGAGAGAACCAATAGACAGACGTTCCACATGCTCCAACCCTGAGGACTCGGACTACTCACTGCCCTTTGACACCATTGCCAAGAATGTTATGGTAGACATTTTGTCCGCATCAAACCCTCCACCTACTTTAGTGGAACCCAGCTGTGAAAATGACAAGAAAGGCAACGCAGAGAACACAGAACCGCTTTATGACATTATAGATGAAACTGCTATCAGAACCCGTTTCACAAAGAGAAAAGCAAATTCTTACAAAGTGGAGCACATCTATGATGAACCGGAAGGTTGCGGTGTGGCCCCAAGTGTGCCTCCATCTCTCTATGATGAACCGGAGGAGGTCAAAGGTCATGCTTGGAAGATGTTGGGCACAGTAATGGATCCGACCGGTCACGAGTACCCATACAACGCTTCTGCGGACGACTACGCGGTTCCTAAACCTCCTAGGAGAGCCTTGCTGTCAAAGCAAAGGGACAGTGACGAAGAAGACGGTTCACCATATGATAACATCATGGTGAAAGTGACACACAAAAATAACTAA